Proteins co-encoded in one Quercus robur chromosome 8, dhQueRobu3.1, whole genome shotgun sequence genomic window:
- the LOC126697908 gene encoding autophagy-related protein 18c translates to MSSTVSTSRGLLPPARIGTCETPNAGPSGSFSQPELEFNDTDDTELLSVSWNQDYGCFAAGTSRGFRIYNCDPFKETFRRDLKSGGFKIVEMLFRCNILALVGGGANSQYPPNKVMIWDDHQSRCIGEFAFRSEVRAVKLRRDRIVVVLEHKIYVYNFMDLKLLHQIETLANPRGLCCLSHHSNAFVLACPGLQRGQVRIEHFGLNMTKLIQAHDSQIACLTLTMDGLLLATASTKGTLIRLFNTMDGSRLQEVRRGGNRAEIYSIVLSPNVQWLAASSDKGTVHIFSLRVRVVGEDSSAQSNAAQGLAMLQQNSSTALDALISPNTGANPGSSLSFMRGVLPKYFSSEWSFAQFHLPEDTQFISAFGSQNTVVIVGMDGSFYRCSFDPVHGGEMLQQEYVRFLKTERGLDRDVLIA, encoded by the exons ATGAGTTCAACAGTTTCAACATCTCGAGGATTACTTCCACCGGCAAGGATTGGCACCTGTGAAACCCCAAACGCCGGGCCTTCTGGATCTTTCAGCCAGCCTGAACTGGAGTTCAATGACACTGATGACACTGAGTTACTCTCTGTATCTTGGAATCAGGACTATGGTTGCTTTGCTGCTGGCACAAGCCGTGGTTTTCGTATCTATAACTGTGACCCTTTCAAGGAAACTTTTAGACGTGATTTGAAAAGCGGGggttttaaaattgttgagatgCTCTTCAGGTGCAACATTCTGGCACTTGTTGGTGGTGGAGCTAATTCCCAGTATCCACCAAATAAAGTTATGATTTGGGATGATCATCAGAGTCGGTGCATTGGTGAATTTGCATTTAGGTCTGAGGTTCGTGCTGTGAAATTAAGACGGGATCGGATCGTTGTTGTTCTTGAGCACAAGATTTATGTATACAACTTTATGGATCTGAAGCTTCTTCATCAGATTGAGACTCTGGCAAATCCTAGGGGTTTGTGTTGCCTCTCACACCATTCGAATGCATTTGTGTTGGCTTGCCCAGGTCTTCAAAGAGGACAGGTTCGAATTGAACATTTTGGGCTGAATATGACAAAATTAATTCAAGCTCATGATTCTCAGATTGCATGCCTCACCTTGACAATGGATGGGCTGCTTCTTGCAACTGCTAGTACAAAAGGCACTTTGATAAGACTATTTAACACAATGGATGGGAGTCGCTTACAAGAG GTACGTAGAGGAGGCAACAGAGCAGAAATTTATAGTATTGTGCTCTCTCCAAATGTCCAATGGTTGGCAGCATCAAGCGACAAAGGTACTGTTCATATATTTAGCCTCAGAGTTAGAGTGGTTGGGGAGGACTCATCTGCTCAGTCAAATGCTGCTCAAGGGCTAGCAATGTTGCAGCAGAATTCTTCAACTGCCCTAGATGCTCTTATTTCTCCAAATACTGGTGCCAACCCTGGGTCATCATTATCTTTTATGAGAG GGGTTTTACCAAAATATTTCAGCTCAGAATGGTCATTTGCTCAGTTCCACTTGCCAGAAGACACACAATTCATTTCAGCGTTTGGATCTCAGAACACTGTTGTTATAGTTGGTATGGATGGGAG CTTCTACAGATGCAGCTTCGACCCAGTGCATGGAGGGGAGATGCTACAGCAGGAATATGTACGCTTTCTAAAAACTGAAAGAGGCCTGGATAG